ACAATTAGGGAGAAAAAAGGCAGTCTGTATACGCTGGAGTCAAGTACTGTTATTTAAATCAGACATTGGTTGTACTGTAATAGAGTAAGACGTAAGAGTAGTGGATGGCTCTTGCAAACTACATTTATTCTATCATATTCACAGATCATAGCATCATTCTTGCCTCCAGTGACCCCTTGCCTTTCATCAAGATACAGAGACTTGACACTTTGCTCCACCTGGTCACATGTATCAATTGTGCCtccatttattattttactttgtaATACTCCTCCATTTACCTAGTTGGTTTCTTACTTTGGAAAACAGCACATCCCACCAGTGAAGAGCCTGTCATAAAAAGGACTATATATGCATGTTTTATGACTTTTCCTATCTTTTTGATGCTAGCAGCCAACCAACCAAACCCTCCTCATATAGTGCAGGCAGGGAGAACGCAAGGAAGGGGGCAACAGTGGTCAGTTCCAGAGACCCAACTTCGAGAATAAACGATTGcaaaatgtttgaaaaatcctaagtgttaattttggcggtaAATTTCAATTAAGTTTTAGTCATCATCCTtttactaaaaagccattttagttttagtcgtattttagtcatctgaattgttttagttttagtctactaaatctccagtagattttagtcgacattTAGTTCAAACCTCTGTCTCTTTTACCTTCCCGAGGACCTCTGtgtccccccagcccttctgGGTTTCTCTATCCCAAGtcatggtctgtctcttttgcccctttctttgcccctctgtgcagtgttaattttttacggcaaattttaatttagatttagtcataatcttttgactaaaatgccattttagtttaagtcatgttttagttttagtcgacaaaattaacactgctgtctccataacagcttcaataagctaaatctTTGCAGTTATCTTATTAACCCCTCACATTGAGCTGGTTAGTATTGATGGGATGCACCTATTTTGTACTAATATATCATTCCAAACCTTCAGCCATCTGATAATAATAAATTGGTCTCTCTCCCTCAGTAAGTGAATGTTGGCTAGTACATTATTAAATGTACTATTAAATGCTAAAAATGTAACCTTTTTTGTATGTTGCTTTACcttgaaatatatatacacatttatttattggtTGCAGGTATCTTTTATTCCTACCAAGAGTTATTTTTGCCCATTAGATTTCATATTCATCTCAAGACTTTACTCTTGCAGTTACTTTGAGTTATTTTCACTTTCTGAGACGAGCCATTACCACAGCAATGTGAATGAATGGTTGAAGCTGATACCCCATTTAAACTGTAATGTGCTATTGTTGGAACATAAAACACATGAaaaactttttcatttttaaaaaccaGAACACATTTATTACAAGACACATACAATTTACACTTCTTAGCAAAAGGACAATTTCCATGCACTACTAGTGCTTTATTTGGAAAACTTATTTGCCTTTATAACTCTGGATATCTACAccttttttcttttactatctATCATATTGTTGCTGTATCTTccattatatatgattttttttaaagggaggtgtgtgtgtgtgtgtatttagctgcATCTCTGGCTGCATACAATAGAATCACTGTATTACCATTGGCAGCTTTACAGAGTTATATAGTATATTCTCATGAACCACTCATGACATAACACAAATCATAGTTTAGAGTCAAGATGAAACAGATCATAAGTGGAATGAAATAGTATAAAGaatataaaccaataaaaaaaaacgtttaacACCTGCTCTTCTGTGTATAATGTATAATTGCACAGATATGTCTTTCAGatcataaagaaaaaacatttatattgtgTGCTAGCTCTATTCGTTGAGGATACTAGCCATTAGAGAATGATCAATCCATCGTTATATCAATCCTACTATATTTTCAAATACCTGTATATTGCAAAGCACTCACGTGAATGATGGAAAGTTGAGGACATAACAGAGATAAGGTTTATTACCATTTTATTGTGATCCTGATTATTGTAGagtgtataaatattatttttcccCCTTTTCTGGAAAACTGAATAAACACTGTTGGCAAAAATCAGCAGGTGACTGAAGAGTTTATTCATTAACCCGGTTCTAGCTACCCAGTATGGTGCTATAATCTGGTTTGCATGCCTCAATCTCAAAAACCCATTGAGTTGAACAGAGACTTGATGTTTCTGCAGAGTCTCTATGTTACAGATGTGTTCTATGGAACAGAGTCTCTAACTGCCCAATAGTATCTAGTTAGTAAGTGAACACACTGGCAAACCTGAACTCTCTAAGGTTCATTCAATCTAATTAGTCACTATCAGAGTCATCACTGTCACTCTCGTTTTCATCATTATCCTCATCTTTCTTCCCGGTCTCTTCTTgcaggtcagaaaaaaagtcttCTGCTCCTCCAAAGGCTTTCCGGCTGAGTGCAGTTAGATGCTTGTTTTTCTTGCGCTTCCTGTAATCGTCCACTATTATGGAGTTGAGTGACGATAAATCCCAAAACTTCACTTTCAGGTCATGGGCACAGCTGGCCAAAAATTTGCCATCAACGGACTTTGCAAGCTGCTCTATAGGTTCACCAGGATGCTGCCCTACACTGCCAATTACTCTGTTGGGCAAAATATTAATGGCtctgttaaaagaaaaaaaaaacagaaaaaataacattaataaaGGCTAACAAAatgaacacaaaacacaaaaaagcaGAACTTGGGAATTTGCCCTTGGAAAGTTCAATAATGTAGAACAAAGAATGTTTTGTAGCAATATTGTCTACTATTCAGGTTTTAAAGGTAGGCCATCAATTCTCTGGAGATTATACCTATGAATAATACATTGAAAATCACATATAACATGTAGCaaagttatgtttaatttttcACTTAATACtctgtgctcttttttttttttgccaatcaaTTTTTATTGAGGCACATGTTACGTACATTGAGTAATACATTGTGACAACAACACAATGAGTAGATATAGGACATTAGTTAAACAGTGGTCGGATTCTAGAAAGCACTGTGCAGTTAGTCACATACAAAGTGTACTAGcccatttttaaataaaaggcaAAGCGAGTAAAAGAAAAGAAGGAAGGAAGATTCTCCAGAGTGTGAGCATCTATACACATGATTAGTGTCTCCGCGCTCAATGGGCTTCCATTGGTAAGGCTTGTGCCATGATATTGAAGAGCATTCAGTATATAATCAAGTAACATGAAAATAAGAATCCTCTCTGGACAATCAAAGTAACTCTCCCTGGGTCCCACCGCTCTGTGGCCGTTGAGGCAGAAACCTTGGTGTCTCGGTGCTAAAACCCAGCATCTAGACGAAGATAGTGGCCTCAGATGGGGAGGACATCCTATTCAATGTACCGTCCTTGAGAACAGTGATATCCCTGCTTTTCTGAGTTGGTAAGTGGCAAGCCCCTCCCAGAGATCTCTGtccctgggagataatggagttaaagaccggtaagttaattatctcccaggtacagagacccaaacaaagaaacataaaagtactccaaaacaaaataaaaaacatacagtAACCTCACATGTCCTATATCCCCAAACAGCTCTAATTTGAGCGCCCAGGTTGTCAAAATAGCAATTAGATCCCTACAGTATAGGAGAAacgccaccagggtaaagttctgaccggtagcacacgtggtcctatgcctaaAAGAGTTTCCAGAGCAATGTGTGCTTTGGCCGGttaactttcgggagctcctccTCAGGGAGACTGTGTGATAAGGAAAATCTGACCAATCActtgcttgttttttgtttgttttttatctgctGCTAATCATTTATCACCTTATAGATGATCATCATTAATATTCTCACCTAATAACGCCATCCATGGATCCTGCGCACAGAATATTGTCTGTAATGGGAACCATGCAATCAATAGACTCTGCCTTTACAGCAAAGCGATCGCTTGTTGCCCCGAAGCCATTCCAGTTAAACAAGTATATTGTTCCTTCGCTGGATCCACATGCCACTTTCCGCCCTctctgaaaatatataaataaacatatacatataattttaaaatactgtcAAGACTAGTGTTATGGtcaataaaacaaacaattaatCAGTGTTATATTAACTGCAGTTTTTATTTCAGTATTTGTTATTTCTTATCactttcaataaataaaaaataaaaaattccactTTTTGTTCTCCTGTTAAGACTTATTTAGATACTTCATATACAGTACAGTTACTATCGTGATACTCAGACCcagttaaaacacacaaaaaaagcaaaagatGATGAAGAGATGTGAATTGCAAAAATAACAAATTTCAGTGCAATGAGAATTACAATAAATTTAGTTCACAAACATCTACTGTGTCAAGGCTACACATTACTGGCCAAGTTCTGTGATGGCCAATTGTAGCATTGTAAAGGCTGGTTAAGTACCCTGCGAAAAGTAATCCCTGAACAGCCACTGGGCAGTTTTACTTCTGCCCATGCAGTCACACCTCACCTGGCTGCGACTGAAACATGCAGCAAACTAAAAAATGGTttccttttcaatcagatgttaacttgctataCATTTCAATTTCCTGCCatgtaaattgaacattaatcacaCATGGGAGGGCCCTGCAggatctagaaggctattaacagagcaggatacaagacatttttaattaaacagactgttcaataaaggaagtttaaatattagatgtatttacaggaaatgtttaggatgcctgtgtgagtcacatgcagggaggagtgactatggctgcataaacaaaatgatttaactcctaaatggtagagaattgagcagtgagattgcgggggagtgatctattttttttttttttttttaattctttatttttgctcgtGCATAAAATTACAGTGGATCCCGCATCGCCACGACAGCGAATGCAAGGGTTGCAGTACATTTAATGATACATGTTGAGTAGCATTGAAAACTGTTAAAGACATTACTTTGCATCATTTGAGGGGTTAGCAcggattttttatatttaaaggtatTGTAGCTAGTGAAGCAGTTAAACATAGCTTAGTAATTACAAGTAAACCAAGTAGTCATTTTAGATATAGGTGACCTGTGTGGATTCAAATAATGTGGCTGAAAAACATAAGCATAGTAGGTATCGTGGGTAAATTAGTAGCCCTGGTGGATGGTACAACAGAGAGCTTCAGCCACACAGGTACCTTAACTAGTTGTTTAAACAGGTTAGGCTACACCAAGTGACAATTCGCTTGTGAGTCGTTAATAATCAAGATAAGGAAAATAATTAAGATataaacaataatatagtccactGGGTGTGTGACCACATTGTAAAGGCATGGGTATGTTAGATTAGATAAGATGGCCCACCCTTCTGTGCGGGAGTAGCTGCATTTGATTGCCCTCTTAGCCTATGCCTATCGGGGGGTGTTCAGTGTCCTGGTGGTTGTGGCCATCAGGGCCCGGCCTAGGGCAATTTCGCCTACCCTGAGAACAGTCCACGAAACGCTGTTTCCAGGTCCCTTGGTGTGTAGCCGGCTGGGGAGCCGGTGGTAGAGAGGTCTTCAGAGGGTGCAAGCTGTTGGTGTGGGGGTGTCCCTTACGGAGCCGCAGCCTAGCAGGTGTTAGATCCGCAGCCGGGTTGTGTCGCCGGGTCTGGTGCTGTTGTGGCGGCTCCCGTCTCTGTCTCCTCACCCTCCCCTTTGTGCTGGCTTTTCTCTGTGTTGCCGTGTGTCGCGGTGTGTCTTGCTTGGGCGACGCTGTGCGGGGTGTGCTCCGTGGATCGTAGCAAGCCGGGGTGTTTGCTTGGTGTGAGGGCATCGGGCAGGCTTCGCTTTTTTGTACCTGAAGGGAGGTCCACTAGCTGCAGCCTGGAACTCCAGAGCTGCAGGGGGAGTGCGTTGGTGCAGGCTGCTCCGCGAGCTGGGCCCGAAGGCTTGACTACTCTCCTCCATCCAACCCGCACGTCCAGCTGATCGTGGCTTGGCTGTGCCACTCTGGAAGTCCGGTCGGGGTGGTGCCGCCAGGAGGGTTTCCCTCAGTCTTTGCTGTGTCTGGATAGCGGTGAGTCTGGGGTTTCTCTGTATTTGAGGGGGTCTGGCTGGGTTTTGCTCCCCTAGGACCTCGTTCTTGGTGTTGGGTCTAGTGGCCCCTTTTGTGGCTAGGTTCTCCAGAGCAGCGAGGTGGGATTGCTGGTGCGATCTCTGTTGCAAGCGGAGCCAGAAGGCTTGGCATATTTGCTCAAATTTAGTGTCGAATGTTTCCCGCCATGACAGACTGTCAGAACTTGCACGGGCCTGGTGAGGTTGCGGTGCGTCCGCCATCTTTGTTGGCCATGCGGTCTCAGGTTTGCAGGCTTGCCGCGACAACATCGCGGGGGTGTGGGTgcacccagtggggaccgggatatcccccgccggtccaagggggggggaacagggctgctTGGGCTTCGTTGACAGGCTTGGGCCCGgggtcgggagagcggccgtccctcccccCGCCGGGCCGTCGTCTTCAGTAGGCCGCAGGCTGAGGCACTGTGTGCTTTCATCAGAGTACCCAGATTCGGGCTTGGCATGTATGTGGGCATCATAGTGGTACTTCCCAGGTAGCTTAGGGTCGTGTCTCGCTGGATTAGCCTCGGTATTTCAGTCGTTTTGGTTCAGATTGTCAGGAGCTAGCATAAggcacgtctggccatcttggttgtcaggccccgcccccggcgtGATCTAttttatacactaaaacagcttaattaaactaaagttgttttggttccaATAATATTTCTTTGATTTATAAATAACTGACTGGATCTTGCATTTCCCATGATTTTCACCTTCAAACAGTACGAGACGACTTTGTAAGGTAAAATTGCACAGAAACATTTCTTGACAAGCTATACCAAACTGTGTATGTTTTTTCTTACCAGATGCATTCAATTGAAACATGATTGTTTATGTATGCTCTACTTTTGCATGTTTTGCTGCCTTTCTGAATAAAAGGTTGTTGTAAGGCAAAATGTGAAGCATCCTAGTTTTTCCTTGACATTTATGTAGAGCTCACTTCCTGTTGTATTAGTTTGGTTAACTAGAAGGTGGCAGCACAGTCACACGTTTATCACTGAGCGAACATAAATAATGGGAAATGCTCACAGTGTCTGGCAACATCAGGAACATAGCATCTCTGGTGCCAATGGTAGCGATCACTGGCCTGGACCACCTACCTTCATGAGAGCAAGGGATGTCAAGTCTCCATTCTGGTACTCGGACAGCAGTTCAAACCTCCGTCTCTTTATATTAAAGACACCCATGGTGCCATCTCCGCTGACAGAGAAAAGAACAACAGTGTACACATGAATGGAACAGCAGATACCAAAAGAGAAGTTTCATTTTTAAATACAAACATTGAAATGTGAGTATAAGTATGTATCTTTTAGAATGCAATTCCAGTGCATTGGGAAATTATACAGAATTACTCATTGAGTGGCTATTGGCTGGC
This Pelobates fuscus isolate aPelFus1 chromosome 3, aPelFus1.pri, whole genome shotgun sequence DNA region includes the following protein-coding sequences:
- the WDR55 gene encoding WD repeat-containing protein 55 codes for the protein MAAPMEAAPINKDLDDSHEQEQQTESEELDDTRGPSEPRVRETPEDILFEAAVNTIAFHPNRDIIAAGDLDGDVFVYSYSCLDDGNKELWSSGHHLKSCRDAAFSFDGEQLFTVSKDKSIHILNVEEGKLVKRISKAHDSPLNSLLLIDENIFATGDDNGMLKLWDLRKGTSFMEMKNHEEYISDMVIDQNKKMLLTASGDGTMGVFNIKRRRFELLSEYQNGDLTSLALMKRGRKVACGSSEGTIYLFNWNGFGATSDRFAVKAESIDCMVPITDNILCAGSMDGVIRAINILPNRVIGSVGQHPGEPIEQLAKSVDGKFLASCAHDLKVKFWDLSSLNSIIVDDYRKRKKNKHLTALSRKAFGGAEDFFSDLQEETGKKDEDNDENESDSDDSDSD